The Arctopsyche grandis isolate Sample6627 chromosome 12, ASM5162203v2, whole genome shotgun sequence genome includes the window CATCATAGCTGCACCGATTCCAGAGATCCGACACACAACGATCCAGCCGCAACTTCAACAACATAGCCGGTACGAGAACTTCCACAACTCTTGCCAGACcccataagtatatacatagtttcttCACCACGATATTACCCATTAAAATGGATTACGAGgacgacgatgacgacgacgtcGTCTCTTATCATGACGATGAGGAATATTCCGCTGATAGACATTCAAATTATTCAGTTAGTGTTGGGAGTGACAGTGACAATATTATGGATTTTGAAAGTGATTCTGACGATAACAGTGAAATTATTCCTCTGAGAGCCCATCCTCAGACATTACGTCTCCCTAGTGACTCCAATTCAACTGATAGTGATTCGAACAGTGAAGACGAATTTTGGTGGTCTGAAAATGATAAACCACCTGATTTAGAACGATTCCTTAATGATCCTGGTGTGAAAATCTTACCGACTGATCATAAGAATATCATGGACGCTGTGGAATTATTTGTtggtgatgatttattttatttttttgtggaaaAATCTAATCGGTATGCTTAGCGAcgatcgttggatcacccatactaatacatgatatattctcagtaactgtgctttacggggaagtaaaaataataattctttgattttttttcgatcttcgtaagtcaaaacatcttaagtcgaAGATTaactgtatgtgattgttgatgacctaattttaggtcaatctcgaaaaattatttaaattgttctgttttaactttcaatattttattttaattttaatataatgattataattttattttgatatttgaatttaataataatagtattacttttgatatttaatttcaatttttaaatttaatttttatttcgaaattttgtacgctactggtttaaaaagttggcccagagGCCGTTCGTTGGTTTGGTTCGTACGCACCATAGTACCTAATTAACCATTATTAATAACGGTACTgttgatataataattaaaaataaaacgaagtcTTGGATGGtgaattaaacatacatatgtatattaactacaaaatcataatattataatataaatatattcccgttgttattttacatataaaaggtTTTAAAATTAACACCAATTAAAACTGAACGAAAATCCTTATTaatatgaagaattaaaaaattatcataatctgtactttgtgaataaattgagattaaactggattgtatatacatattttatttatttatctgtgataggatagtgttcagactatgtctgatgatcggctttcgtggccttacgacccacgatttggccgatatatttttgtgctggccaccctaaCGGCCATTGTCAGTTGCGCGCCAACGGCTTCGGCATAAACACGGAGTTAGctcctcgccaccgaaatcaccagctcgGCCACTGGTGATGGtcgacgatacttggagaccagctccagtatccgtccggtgtgcaccagaggaagcctggtctgtcttcgtacataaggcagacaactgagctacgcgtgactaacctcaaaaggcacgcgtggtttctttgtttactccccccctttcccccctgcttgatctctgtataatttacaatataaaatacagtcgccATACAAACAGACTTACAACctgttgttattatataaactcCCGCCtcttttccacatcacgcatcccacatcccacgcacactacgaaagagaaagggacagagcagagcagccaccatcagcagagaccagaccaccgacgatgaaggaaggcaccttgaggaaaccagccccgcccacacTTACCACGAGCTATCTCACAAACCGACGCAGGTGTTTCTCGACTGAGGAGCCTGGCGTCTTTACAGATAGTGTGTTAATTAGTCACGAtacgtttaattgagttttggaaTAATTATTGTGTAAAAAATTAACGTTTTTGTACGCTAAATAATTCCGTGAGCGTAatgtcgcgtgagtgatttCCCCCGTAAGTAATTTATCTGTGATTGTAATGTCcgtgagtgattttttttatttatctgtgaGTGTAGTGgccgtgagccagttgtcgctGAATTTCGTGCGCGAAACGCATCCGAATTTTAAGTAATgaagtccgtgagtgatttgtcgccaACTACTCCGTTGTTTTCGGAGTAGATGGCAGCACTACACACTCGCGCATATGGCATAAAACcattttattttgacgtttGACTATCGTATTGTATCGGGTTGTTGATGGTTGTGTGGCTGGCCGAGTCGATTAGAGAAGCAAAAGGAAAAGCAGAAGTCAGAAGCAAAGGTCGGAAGCGTCTATCCACTCTCCAGGAGTTTGTGCTTCTACCTCCGAAGtagcgatggagtgcagactttgtctctgctctgctccagcagggtccttcgtctccatccatgacgaccctcatccaccgcgtttggtgcaacgcatttggacctgctgtcagctgcgggtcAGTCACGTTGCACTTGAACCATTGCTATTGATAATTCGCTACTCCTCGTAATCGCCAATACCTTTCACATTTGCAGGTTAGGAAAGGAGACCATCTGCCAGATATGATATGCTTTTCTtgtgtcaacaatctggaattgttcGACAGCTTTCGGAACGCTTGTTTTCAGAATGACACAACGTCGAGGGTGGAATTAGACAAGTATTTGAAAATCAAGCCGGAGGAAGTTttgctggaagatttaatatgggaagatgAGTTGGGCGCTGAATGGCCACCCAACAATTGTAGTTCACCTGACGACGGCGAGGTAAGTAAATAAGATTCAAGTTCTTCAAATGGTTTCTTAGCGAAACATTCAGTTGatcgaaaatataaattcacacgTAAAATGACATCACACTATAAAAAGTTACACATGTTAAATTGAATAACGTTCGGTTTATTTTTTAGACCCCTGGAAGAGAAATTACTTCGAGAGATAATACGGCAGCAATAATAGATACCAATATACACAATCAAGCGGAAGAATTATCATTTCGAAAAGCATTAGATAAGATGTGCTCTACGCATTCTGAATTGGACCATAAAATAGATTTCCAAGACAAATTGTTAACAAATCAAAACAATCTTGTGTCGCAGAAAAACTCGGATACTCGAAGAAAGCTGCAtgattgtgacatttgttcaaaatcttttaaCAGTAAACATAATCTAAGTGTAcacatgggtattcatactggggtaaagtcacacaaatgtgacatttgtttcaaatcattccCTTTCAAATCTAGACTCCGTATACACATGGGTATTCACACTGGgctaaagccacacaaatgtgacatctgtttaaaatcattccttaCAAAATTTGAACTCAGTGCACATGttagtattcatactggggtaaagccacacaaatgtgacatttgttcaaaaacatttactatgaAACTAtgtcttagtgcacatatggttattcatactggggtaaagccacacaaatgtgatatttgttcaaaaacatttactaggAAACGAACTCTTGgtgcacatatgggtattcatactggggtaaagccacacaaatgtgagatttgttcaaaaacatttactacgaaacaaagTCTTTGTGCACATATGGTTTTTCATACTGGagtaaaaccatacaaatgtgacatttgttcaaaaacctTTACCATGAAACGatatcttagtgcacatatgggtattcatactgtggtaaagccacacaaatgtgacatttgttcaaaaacatttactacgaAATACCATCTTGGTAtacatatggatatacatactggggtaaagccacacaaatgtgacatttgtccaAAAAAGTTTACTACGAAACAAAATCTTAGCGCTCATCTGGTTATTCATACTAGGGTTAAGCCACATAAATGtggcatttgttcaaaaacatttactaggAAACGTACTCTTACtgaacatatgggtattcatactggggtaaagccacaataatgtgacatttgttcaaaaacatttatttcGAAACAATATCTTAGTTTACATATTGgtgttcatactgggataaagccCCACAAGGGTgacatttattcaaaaacatttactaagAAACAAcgtcttagtgcacatatggttattcatactggagtatacaaatgtgacatctgTTCAAAAACCTTTACTACGAAATACCATCTTGGTAtacatatggatatacatactggggtaaagccacacaaatgtgacatttgtccaAAAAATTTTACTACGAAACaaaatcttagtgcacatatggttattcatactggggtaaatcCACACAAaagtgatatttgttcaaaaacatttactaggAAACGAACTCTTGGTGCACATAtgtgtattcatactggggtaaagccacacaaatgtgacatttgttcaaaaacatttactacgaaacaaagTCTTTGTGCACATATGGTTATTCATACTGTagtaaaaccatacaaatatgacacttgttcaaaaacatttactaggAAACAAACTCTCGGGTATTCATAGAGGGGTAAAGCCAtgcaaatgtaacatttgttcaaaaacatatactaagaaacaaaatcttagtgcacatatgcGTATTCTTACTGGGGTAAAGTcacaaaaaatagaaaatagttTTACCTCAAAACAGGTTATTTTGGTCCCCTTGTATTCGTAAATTTTTTGGATTGTTTTCTGTTCAGATTCAAGTTATGTACACAGGGAAGCACTTAAGGCttttatttccaaaataataaGGGAAACACGATTTTCGTAAAATAACGTTTCCTTCATAGAAATATCCCTTGTAAGCGAAAGTTCTCTTCTCATTTCCTTCAACTTACCTCTCCCAAATTGACTTTTCCTCCATGAACATTATTTAAATCATCGAATCTAGCACCCAGCAGTTCTTGCCAAATGCTACATATCCATTTTTAAATGCCGCAGTAGTACAGTTTCGTTCTTCGgacgtgtatatgtatgcaagGCCACCAAGAGGGGGGTGGGGGAATCGAGGCACCGTGtcggaaatcgtacctgttaatcgttaccttttttttcaattcttttaataaataacaaccaacatataggtatttttctaatagttctaatagatttttcacatattaaaaatgtatccataagatattttttgaaatttgttatAGGGCATGGAATAAGgctcgggattcctctcggcggccctgtacGTATGTACCTTAATTACaagataaataaacaattaaaacgtGTCGAAGAAAAACAATATGTAGGATTGTACATCAGCGACATACAACCTGCATCCTGAAGTAAAATCAGTTGCAGTCCAAAATGATTTACATTATCACAAAGTGTTtcattgaatatgaaaaatatctacatatgatatgtatgtatgcatatcaaAATCCAATAACAAatctattttcaatatatgtatatcctacattgaaatctatattttcaaatttaatgttGTAGTATTgtttctttattatattatttttttttacattttatcatattgtttttattactattttatgatTTAGGGCAACCTGTTCAGTTAGCATggtctaaatttaatttgaaataaataaatatacagtacactctcgattatccggggtAATGCTGGGGTGGATGGGCaaggataattgaaaaacacgaatAATCTGAatcgaatataatatattaacaacacaaattttcgtttcataattttaatactcatcatatattaagaaaaacgctcatagttaagcagataagtGGCCGTTAGTAGTTAGTACTAGTGTTGGTGCCGTTTTACGACTAATGTAACCACAGGTATCTTCTTCACCGGTCTctgtgacgagccggaatgtgaaattaccgaaaacgcaaatatcggaagacaacgatcgaaaatcgaaagatcttgtcGAAAGATACTactattattgataaatggttttaataaaaacacaaaattacaaattaatatattttcttttcattaattacataaatctccttacaaataaatttaatgagatctTTATGCTTGTTTCGAGAAACATAGTTTTTTGAAATTTCGTTCAAATGATGTACCCTTAAGTCTAGAGCTGCATTCAATCTATttctatatttgtattttattaaaatatatgaagagaaagctctcaaacagttcagtgctagtaaacagCTACAGAAATTTCAGCGCTATGCTAGATATCTGTTCATATTCTTTCATTAATTCCTAGCCAAAAtttaataaccttatttatttagaattcagtttttaaattatataattttgaaagtcaAATCAACTTCTGCTTTTCCTTGAGTGATAATTACGTAGCTGTTCGAAAATGTTCTATTTATCGaaaatcattttcgatacatatgtatgtacatatattccaaaaatctaattttctaatcatactttcaattttatctgcaatatTGAAGATAATTATCGAgctgttctcaagtgtcaaattctttcaaaagttatttatttattggagcgcaACGCGGTAAATTAATAGATGCACTCCAAAATACATGCCGGATcagaggaaaacgtatcgattttcagattttcaatcatcgactgtacatacaGATAACGACTatgattaattaagataatgtttattaattgtataaaaaatatttctattttaatttccGCCATCACTGATTTTTTTGCGCGTACCACCAAGTGCTACGCGTACCACAGACTTGGAaccgttgattttttttcaattaaaatatgtattcatttgaattattgtattaataaaagtaagtaaaactACAGGACACAGGCACATCttgttcatttaaaataatatatattagagtTTTCAAAATGGAAAAATTGGTTATTTTTGCTGTCCAGAGGATTCTGAGTATCCGACGCCAGCACCACATTATATACACAAAATACTcgaaagtattttatttatttaacgttttgggCCATAGTGGCATTAcaagaagaacctaatgcgccacaatggcctacataataaaataagagagggagaaaataaaaaattaatagatggaacaaaaagcaaaagcaaaaaattaagataaaaattacaaagaaaaaaagaaaagtaaaaaaaaatacagcatttaacacaatcataaaaaactttatagtaataattaaaatttaaataagtaaaaatacaaagaagggaatgggAAGCCTGCTCCGataataagaacaagctacaaatacaaaacatcccgcgaggcccaaatggaagagagtagatttaaattccacacatacattcaaattaagaaaataatgatgagcgtaggttgccaaataaatatgttaaaataacatattaCAACATaaagcttacttctaacaagcgagaagacaaggggttggagaataaccgagcatatccaagtcgacgaaaggaacgtcatcgactgtcttgatgtggttgtgaaaggtgaattgaggatcaaaagtgatacccaagtcgaccatagattccacacgcttcaacaacacggatccaatggaatatccgtgacaatagagcgaatgcgCACGTCcataaccagtggcggctcgtgagaattcataggaggggctgcagagattaatcgggctgtagtagctcgttgaccataccggtgatcaaatgcagacaaaaatagcatgcatatgtactatactgggaggtctgcagtccatatggacggcaaaaatagcttgcatttgtactatactgggagggctgtagcccAGCAGCCcctatagacgagccgccactgtccataactcataatggcattTACTAGTGTCAGTTctagccctaaactggaactgaactcttaaacagcgttaatatccgctTGAAGGAGGCTTGCCtttcatccttaacagcaaagaataatttaacgtcgtctgcaaacaagagacatgaagcattgcgtaacactttagggaggttattaataactattgtaaatagtaaggggcctaaagtggaaattttatttatgcaacATGTTACATTGCGACGACGGCATCAATCGCGAATCTTTACAAAAGTCTGTGAATAGGCGATCGTAAATATTTcatgaataaaatgtttatattgtatttacaagACATGGAAACGAAATGAAGTATTATTCCAAGGTGacattcataatttttaataccAAGTACTAAGTCAAACATATGCCGGTAAGATGTATCATAAATAagacacgtgcattaacatgccagtcgtctcattcgttcatcccccatataCTCTTTAAccttatggaggatgaacgaatgagacgactggcatgttaatgctcgtgtttattatatgacagctgaagacagagtgagtagtggctctccgaacccagccgagttggttcccactcgcaggaaggcaaccaaactcgaccatgtcgtataagcgagccgccacaacctCAAGTTAGAACATTCGTTTCATTTTCAACTACTTATGATGTTATCTCtg containing:
- the LOC143920042 gene encoding uncharacterized protein LOC143920042, coding for MCSTHSELDHKIDFQDKLLTNQNNLVSQKNSDTRRKLHDCDICSKSFNSKHNLSVHMGIHTGVKSHKCDICFKSFPFKSRLRIHMGIHTGLKPHKCDICLKSFLTKFELSAHVSIHTGVKPHKCDICSKTFTMKLCLSAHMVIHTGVKPHKCDICSKTFTRKRTLGAHMGIHTGVKPHKCEICSKTFTTKQSLCAHMVFHTGVKPYKCDICSKTFTMKRYLSAHMGIHTVVKPHKCDICSKTFTTKYHLGIHMDIHTGVKPHKCDICPKKFTTKQNLSAHLVIHTRVKPHKCGICSKTFTRKRTLTEHMGIHTGVKPQ